The DNA segment AGAGCAGCAGCGACCTGATAAATATGTCCAATTAATTCCTTATCTGTCATTTTTAAATTATTTAGAGTTGAAATATGCTTTTTAGGAACTATTAACATATGAACAGGAGCTTTGGGATTTATATCTTCAAAAGCAACAACTTTTTCATCTTCATAAATCAATTCTGTGTCAGTTTTACCAGAAGAGATTTTACAAAAAAGACAATCACTCATTTTATCCCCCCTTTCAACTATATAATTTTTGCTACCACTTTATTATAATTATAGCTTTCTAATAATTTTACTTCTTTTAAACTATTTTTCAATTTATCTTTATCATCAATTAAAACATGTAAATAATTATCTGTGACTCCAGTTAGCATATCTGTTTTTGTATCTCTTTTTTCTTCAATGACAACATTTCTTTTCTTATTTAAAAATTTATTTTGATATTTTTTCATTAATGTTTTATTTAATTTTATTAATTTATTGCTTCTTCTTTTTTTAATTTGGTCTGGAATCTTAGGTTCCATTTCTGCTGCAGGAGTACCTCGGCGAGGTGAAAATGGGAAAATATGAAGTCTGCTAAAATTCATATCTTTAATAAACTTATATGTTCTTTCAAAATCTTTATCAGATTCACCAGGAAATCCAACAATAACATCAGTGGAAATAGCAATTTCTGGTATTTCTTTTCTTATATCATTAATAACATTAGCAAATTCATCTATTTTATATGGTCTGTTCATAGCTCTTAAAATCGCATTACTACCATTTTGTAGAGGAATATGCAAATGACTACAAAGTTTATCATTCTCTTTTATTAGCTGTATTAATTTTTTATCAATTTCTGTCACTTCTAAAGAACTCAATCTTATTCTAAAATTTCCATCAATATCTATAATTTTTTCTACTAATTCACTTAATTTATTGTTTTTATTATTATCCAAACCATATTTTCCTAAATGAGTTCCAGTTAAAACTATTTCTTTAACTCCATTTTTTACTAACTCTTTAATTTCCTGTAAAATTGAACCTAATTCTCTGCTTTTAATTGGTCCTCTGGCATAGGGAATTATACAATAACTACAAAATTGATCACAACCATCTTCTATTTTTACATTGGCTCTTGTCATCTCATTTACTTCATTTAAATGCATATCTTCAAAATTTCTAATATATTTAAAATCCTTTATATTGTTTAAATATAGTTCATTATCATTTTTTTCGCCTTTTTCTTCCAGTAACTCAACAATATTTTTTTTACCTTCACTACCAATTATATAATCAACTTCTTCTATTTCCTCTACTTCTTCAGTAAAAGCCTGAGGATAACATCCTACCATTACAACTTTGGAAGCAGGGTTTCTTCTTTTAGCTCTTCTAACTCTTTTTCGAGATTTACTTGCAGCCTGATTGGTAACTGTACAACTATTTATTATATAGTAATCAGCTTTTTCTTGAAAATTAACAATTTTATAACCTGCATTTTTAAATAAATCTATCATACCCTCAGTTTCATATTGGTTCACCTTACATCCCAAAGTATAAAAAGCTACTTTTTTCACTATCTATCCTCCTAAATCTCCCAATTCATATAATATTATTGATAATCCTACAATCGGAGCAGTTTCAGTTCTTAAAATCCTAGAACCTAAAGTTACAGACTGAGCCCTTAATTCATTTTCCATAATTTCAATCTCTTTTTTAGAGAATCCGCCTTCCGGGCCTATTATTAAAAGAATATTTTTATCTTTTCTACTATTAATATCTGATAATATCTCAGAAAGTATTTTTCGTTTTTCTGAAGCCCAGAGAACAATAACCAGATCATAATTATTTTTTAGGTTTTTTAATTCTTTTATTGAAAAAAT comes from the Halanaerobiales bacterium genome and includes:
- a CDS encoding histidine triad nucleotide-binding protein, which produces MSDCLFCKISSGKTDTELIYEDEKVVAFEDINPKAPVHMLIVPKKHISTLNNLKMTDKELIGHIYQVAAALAEKNGIAQDGYRIVSNCNEDGGQTVFHVHFHLLGGRQLQWPPG
- the mtaB gene encoding tRNA (N(6)-L-threonylcarbamoyladenosine(37)-C(2))-methylthiotransferase MtaB, which codes for MKKVAFYTLGCKVNQYETEGMIDLFKNAGYKIVNFQEKADYYIINSCTVTNQAASKSRKRVRRAKRRNPASKVVMVGCYPQAFTEEVEEIEEVDYIIGSEGKKNIVELLEEKGEKNDNELYLNNIKDFKYIRNFEDMHLNEVNEMTRANVKIEDGCDQFCSYCIIPYARGPIKSRELGSILQEIKELVKNGVKEIVLTGTHLGKYGLDNNKNNKLSELVEKIIDIDGNFRIRLSSLEVTEIDKKLIQLIKENDKLCSHLHIPLQNGSNAILRAMNRPYKIDEFANVINDIRKEIPEIAISTDVIVGFPGESDKDFERTYKFIKDMNFSRLHIFPFSPRRGTPAAEMEPKIPDQIKKRRSNKLIKLNKTLMKKYQNKFLNKKRNVVIEEKRDTKTDMLTGVTDNYLHVLIDDKDKLKNSLKEVKLLESYNYNKVVAKII